From one Paeniglutamicibacter psychrophenolicus genomic stretch:
- the pcrA gene encoding DNA helicase PcrA, whose protein sequence is MDFLFDDFVAPAQAPPLPDAQALLAGLNPQQEQAVKHAGSPLLIVAGAGSGKTRVLSHRMAYLLATGRARPHEILAITFTNKAAAEMRERISALVGEDVAKKMWVSTFHSSCVRILRREAASVGLKSSFSIYDSADSLRLITLVSKGLELDPKRFTPKSMAHKISALKNELIDDEQYAATVASNDPFASAVSQVYRGYTERLRAANALDFDDLIAHVVNIFRAFPAVADNYRRRFRHVMVDEYQDTNHAQYALVRELTGPDGPTPGGELTVVGDSDQSIYAFRGADIRNIVEFAKDYPDAVTIKLEQNYRSTQTILSAANEVIKRNPDRPEKRLWTAEGDGEKIIGYVGESESDEARWIAEEILRLNDEESIRPGDVAIFYRTNAQSRSLEEQLIRVDLKYKVIGGTRFYDRKEVKDALAYLRVLVNPEDDINVRRILNEPKRGIGDRAEYSVAALAERERISFMEALRRAEDAPGLGTRGQNMVGAFVKIMDDLAVVADGSGPAEALEAVLEQTGYLEMLRSSSDPQDESRVENLAELVAVVRDFMKENPEGTLTDFLERVALVADADSIPDAPSDAEGVDMAHREGMVTLMTLHTAKGLEFPVVFLTGMEHGIFPHQRSLTDEKELAEERRLAYVGLTRARQRLYLTRAEYRSLWGQSQYNPASQFLEEIPENLVEWKREGTKRSSFESFGGSSNFATSRYESGSYWGAGTGSGGGGRLSGAPEIHTLSTAPTARAKGRVQPNKEIISLSVGDKVSHGTFGEGVVLALEGAGDKTVAKVKFADAEKRLLLRYAPLAKLD, encoded by the coding sequence ATGGATTTTCTTTTCGATGACTTCGTCGCGCCCGCCCAAGCCCCGCCCCTCCCAGATGCCCAGGCGCTCCTCGCCGGGCTGAACCCCCAGCAGGAGCAGGCCGTCAAGCACGCCGGGTCCCCGCTGCTGATCGTTGCCGGCGCCGGCTCCGGCAAGACGCGCGTGCTCTCGCACCGCATGGCCTACCTGCTGGCCACCGGCAGGGCGCGCCCGCACGAGATCCTGGCCATCACCTTCACCAATAAGGCCGCCGCCGAGATGCGTGAACGCATTTCCGCGCTGGTGGGCGAGGACGTGGCCAAGAAGATGTGGGTTTCCACCTTCCACTCCTCGTGCGTGCGGATCCTGCGCCGCGAGGCGGCATCGGTGGGACTGAAGTCCAGCTTCTCCATCTACGACTCGGCCGATTCCCTGCGCCTGATCACGCTGGTGTCCAAGGGCCTGGAACTGGACCCCAAGAGGTTCACGCCCAAGTCCATGGCGCACAAGATCTCCGCGTTGAAGAACGAGCTCATCGACGACGAGCAATATGCGGCCACCGTTGCCTCCAACGACCCGTTCGCCTCGGCGGTCTCCCAGGTCTACCGGGGCTACACCGAACGGCTTCGTGCGGCCAACGCCCTGGACTTCGATGACCTCATCGCCCACGTGGTCAACATCTTCCGTGCCTTCCCGGCGGTGGCGGACAACTACCGCAGGCGCTTCCGCCACGTCATGGTCGACGAGTACCAGGACACCAACCACGCCCAGTACGCCCTGGTGCGCGAACTGACCGGGCCCGACGGCCCGACCCCGGGCGGGGAACTGACCGTGGTGGGCGACTCCGACCAGTCGATCTACGCCTTCCGCGGGGCCGACATCCGCAACATCGTCGAGTTCGCCAAGGACTACCCGGACGCGGTCACCATCAAGCTCGAGCAGAACTACCGCTCCACCCAGACCATCCTCTCGGCCGCCAACGAGGTCATCAAGCGCAACCCGGACCGGCCCGAGAAGCGCCTGTGGACCGCCGAGGGTGACGGCGAGAAGATCATCGGCTACGTGGGGGAGTCCGAGTCGGACGAAGCCCGCTGGATCGCCGAGGAGATCCTGCGCCTGAACGACGAAGAGTCCATCCGCCCCGGCGATGTTGCCATCTTCTACCGCACCAATGCGCAGTCCCGTTCCCTCGAGGAGCAGTTGATCCGCGTGGACTTGAAGTACAAGGTCATCGGTGGAACCCGATTCTACGACCGCAAGGAAGTCAAGGACGCCCTGGCCTACCTGCGGGTGCTGGTGAACCCCGAGGACGACATCAACGTGCGCCGGATCCTCAACGAGCCCAAGCGCGGCATCGGGGATCGGGCCGAGTACTCGGTGGCCGCGCTGGCCGAACGCGAGCGGATCTCCTTCATGGAGGCGCTGCGCCGGGCCGAGGACGCACCCGGGCTGGGCACCCGTGGCCAGAACATGGTCGGCGCGTTCGTGAAGATCATGGACGACCTGGCCGTGGTCGCCGACGGGTCCGGCCCGGCCGAGGCGCTTGAGGCGGTGCTGGAGCAGACCGGCTACCTGGAAATGCTGCGTTCCTCCAGCGACCCGCAGGACGAATCCCGCGTGGAAAACCTTGCCGAGCTTGTGGCGGTGGTCCGGGACTTCATGAAGGAGAACCCCGAAGGCACGCTCACCGACTTCCTCGAGCGCGTGGCGCTGGTGGCGGACGCCGACTCCATCCCCGACGCCCCCTCCGATGCCGAGGGCGTGGACATGGCCCACCGTGAGGGAATGGTCACGTTGATGACGCTGCACACGGCCAAGGGGCTGGAATTCCCCGTCGTCTTCCTCACCGGCATGGAGCACGGCATCTTCCCGCACCAGCGGTCCCTGACCGATGAGAAGGAGCTGGCCGAGGAGCGCCGGCTGGCCTACGTGGGGCTCACCCGGGCACGCCAGCGTCTGTACCTGACCCGCGCCGAGTACCGCAGCCTATGGGGCCAGTCGCAGTACAACCCCGCCAGCCAGTTCCTAGAGGAAATCCCGGAAAACCTGGTGGAGTGGAAGCGCGAGGGCACCAAGCGTTCCAGCTTCGAGTCCTTTGGAGGGAGCAGCAACTTCGCCACGAGCCGCTACGAGTCGGGGTCCTACTGGGGTGCAGGCACGGGATCCGGCGGCGGGGGCAGGCTCTCCGGCGCCCCGGAAATCCACACGCTGAGCACCGCACCCACGGCACGGGCCAAGGGCCGGGTGCAGCCGAACAAGGAAATCATCTCCCTGTCGGTGGGGGACAAGGTCAGCCATGGCACCTTCGGCGAGGGCGTGGTCCTGGCCCTGGAAGGTGCCGGGGACAAGACCGTGGCCAAGGTGAAGTTCGCGGACGCGGAGAAACGGCTATTGCTGCGATACGCCCCGCTGGCCAAGCTGGACTAG
- a CDS encoding ROK family transcriptional regulator yields MQRGTNLGRLGDFNQAVIFESIRRAVDGVSRVELAGSTGLSPQTISNVVRRLLDEGLVREDRTIVSGPGKPRTVLELEANRMVAVGIHLDPGVITVVMLNLRGEIMHSRRLDIPAVEVPEKTIETMAQTVDEIISESGVPRSNVLGVGVVVPGPLDPVRGVMIDPPLLDGWKDVDMVEPLHRMLKLDVVIEKDTIAASIAEQWKGNDAERDNFVTMYVGAGIGAGMVLNGEIHRGISNNAGEIGHYSTGVVAQECEICSRNDCLHASLSFNLIAKHARARGLGLTVPDDGTAEQRAAGMGEIVALAKSGNETAVELIRECMGHVGQVAGQLCNTLDVGLVVLAGPLWSEVGQWCLEDVRAIINERFSSKTVHAVEVRSSTLGHEVGAIGGACVVMDESLSPKAAALLLR; encoded by the coding sequence ATGCAGCGGGGCACCAACTTAGGTCGACTCGGAGATTTTAATCAGGCGGTCATCTTTGAATCGATCCGCCGTGCAGTCGACGGGGTCAGTCGTGTAGAGCTTGCCGGTTCCACCGGGCTTTCCCCGCAAACCATCTCAAACGTCGTGCGCCGTCTTCTGGACGAGGGGCTCGTCCGCGAGGACCGCACGATTGTTTCCGGTCCGGGCAAGCCCCGAACCGTTCTGGAACTCGAAGCCAACCGCATGGTGGCCGTGGGCATCCACCTCGACCCGGGTGTCATCACCGTGGTCATGCTGAACCTCCGCGGCGAAATCATGCACTCGCGTCGCCTTGACATCCCTGCCGTCGAGGTCCCCGAGAAAACCATCGAGACCATGGCACAGACCGTGGACGAAATCATTTCCGAATCCGGCGTGCCGCGCAGCAACGTGCTTGGCGTGGGCGTGGTGGTCCCCGGACCGCTGGATCCCGTGCGCGGGGTCATGATCGACCCGCCGTTGCTCGACGGCTGGAAAGATGTCGACATGGTCGAGCCGCTGCACCGGATGCTTAAGCTGGATGTCGTCATCGAGAAGGACACCATTGCCGCTTCCATTGCCGAGCAGTGGAAGGGCAACGACGCCGAACGCGACAACTTCGTCACGATGTATGTGGGTGCCGGAATCGGTGCAGGCATGGTCCTGAACGGCGAAATCCACCGCGGCATCAGCAACAACGCCGGCGAGATCGGGCACTACTCCACCGGTGTCGTTGCCCAGGAATGCGAGATCTGCAGCCGCAACGACTGCCTGCATGCCTCCTTGTCGTTCAACCTGATTGCGAAGCATGCCCGCGCCCGAGGGCTGGGCCTCACGGTGCCCGACGACGGCACCGCGGAACAACGCGCGGCCGGAATGGGCGAAATCGTGGCCCTGGCGAAGTCCGGCAACGAAACCGCCGTGGAACTGATCCGCGAATGCATGGGCCACGTCGGCCAGGTCGCGGGACAACTGTGCAACACCCTGGACGTAGGACTGGTGGTCCTTGCCGGACCATTGTGGTCCGAGGTCGGCCAGTGGTGCCTGGAAGACGTGCGCGCAATCATCAACGAACGCTTCAGCTCCAAGACCGTCCATGCCGTCGAGGTCCGGTCCTCGACCCTGGGCCATGAAGTGGGTGCGATTGGCGGTGCCTGCGTCGTCATGGACGAGAGCCTCTCGCCCAAGGCCGCGGCGCTGTTGTTGCGCTAA
- a CDS encoding NUDIX hydrolase, with product MPKILTIAALQLLDTSGRILLVRKQGTVMFMQPGGKLEPGESPMAAVLREVQEELGLTFAPGQVESMGLWKGPAANEADTDIHAHLFGACTSDTPRIQAEIEQMLWVDPAAALTRGDIAPLLRDKVLPGLLGR from the coding sequence GTGCCAAAGATTCTCACCATCGCCGCCCTGCAATTGCTCGACACCTCCGGACGCATCCTCTTGGTGCGTAAACAGGGCACCGTGATGTTCATGCAGCCTGGTGGCAAGCTCGAACCCGGCGAAAGCCCGATGGCCGCGGTATTGCGCGAAGTCCAGGAGGAACTGGGGCTGACCTTCGCCCCAGGCCAGGTCGAATCCATGGGCCTGTGGAAGGGCCCGGCGGCCAACGAGGCCGACACGGATATCCACGCGCACCTCTTCGGGGCATGCACTTCCGACACGCCCAGGATCCAGGCCGAGATCGAACAGATGCTCTGGGTCGACCCGGCGGCGGCACTCACCCGCGGCGACATCGCCCCGCTGCTGCGGGACAAGGTGCTGCCGGGATTGCTGGGCCGCTGA
- a CDS encoding ABC transporter ATP-binding protein — MSMENAAWHSLWRMSGDKGKAYADTTPRRVLSFAASYKNRLLVFVLFSVFSAVLAVITPVLAGRVVDAIVAQSGVQVVLKVAGIIAIVAVADAIVSLVVRWYSSRLGEGIIFDLRTAVFDHVQKMPVAFFTRTRTGALVSRLNNDVIGAQSAFAGTLSGLVSNTVALVLTAGVMFSTSWQVTALALVLLPIFLLPARHFGKSIALLRRESADLNASMGTQMTERFSAPGATLIKLFGRPAEESAQFGLRAGRVRDIGVKMAMRQFFFVAMLTLVAALALALVYGLGGVYAMRGELAAGDVVVLGMLLTRLYAPLTSLANARVEITSALVSFDRVFEILDLKPLIHDAPDARVLDPGPVSVKFTNVSFAYPSAEKVSLASLEDVSVLDTRGGETVLHGIDFEIPAGSTVALVGSSGAGKSTIASLLARLYDVDSGSVQLAGVDIRKLKLDSLRSTVSMVTQDGHLFHETIGSNLRLAKPEASDAEIWQALERARLEPTISALPDGLDTVVGERGYRLSGGERQRMTIARLLLAAPQVVILDEATAALDSANEAAVQAALAEALQNRTALVIAHRLSTIRSADLILVIEDGRVAERGTHAELMAVRGRYAELHDTQFAQ; from the coding sequence ATGAGCATGGAAAACGCGGCCTGGCATTCGCTGTGGCGGATGTCCGGAGACAAGGGCAAGGCCTACGCGGACACGACCCCGCGACGGGTGCTGTCCTTTGCGGCGAGCTACAAGAACAGGTTGCTGGTCTTCGTGCTCTTCTCGGTGTTCTCCGCGGTGCTGGCGGTGATCACCCCGGTGCTGGCCGGGCGCGTGGTCGATGCCATCGTGGCCCAGTCCGGGGTCCAGGTGGTGCTGAAGGTGGCCGGGATCATCGCGATCGTGGCCGTCGCCGATGCCATCGTCTCGCTGGTGGTGCGCTGGTATTCCTCGCGTCTGGGAGAGGGAATCATCTTCGATCTGCGCACCGCGGTCTTTGACCACGTGCAGAAGATGCCCGTGGCCTTCTTCACCCGCACCCGCACCGGCGCACTGGTCAGCCGGCTGAACAACGACGTGATCGGCGCCCAGTCCGCGTTCGCCGGCACGCTCTCGGGACTTGTGTCCAACACCGTGGCCCTGGTGCTCACCGCCGGGGTCATGTTCTCCACCTCCTGGCAGGTCACCGCGCTGGCGCTGGTGCTGCTGCCGATCTTCCTGCTCCCGGCCCGGCACTTCGGCAAGTCCATTGCTCTGCTGCGCCGGGAATCGGCGGACCTGAATGCGTCCATGGGCACCCAGATGACCGAACGCTTCTCCGCGCCCGGCGCCACCTTGATCAAGCTCTTTGGCCGCCCGGCCGAGGAATCGGCGCAATTCGGGCTGCGCGCCGGACGGGTGCGGGACATCGGGGTGAAGATGGCCATGCGCCAGTTCTTCTTCGTCGCCATGCTCACCCTGGTGGCTGCGCTGGCCCTGGCCCTGGTCTACGGGCTGGGCGGGGTCTACGCCATGCGCGGGGAGCTGGCAGCCGGCGACGTGGTGGTCCTTGGCATGCTGCTGACCCGGCTGTACGCCCCGCTGACGTCCCTGGCCAATGCCCGGGTGGAGATCACCAGCGCGCTGGTCAGCTTCGACCGGGTCTTTGAGATCCTCGACCTCAAGCCGCTGATCCATGATGCACCCGACGCCCGTGTGTTGGATCCCGGTCCGGTGTCGGTGAAATTCACCAACGTCTCCTTCGCCTACCCCAGCGCCGAAAAGGTGTCCCTCGCCTCGCTGGAGGACGTCTCGGTGCTCGACACCCGGGGAGGGGAAACGGTGCTGCACGGCATCGACTTCGAAATCCCCGCAGGGTCCACGGTGGCCCTGGTCGGTTCCTCGGGCGCCGGCAAGTCCACCATCGCCTCGCTGCTGGCGCGGCTGTACGACGTGGATTCGGGCAGCGTGCAACTGGCCGGCGTCGACATCCGCAAGCTCAAGCTCGACTCGCTGCGCTCCACGGTCTCGATGGTCACCCAGGACGGGCACCTCTTCCATGAGACCATCGGCTCGAACCTGCGCCTGGCAAAGCCCGAGGCCAGCGACGCGGAGATCTGGCAGGCCTTGGAAAGGGCACGCTTGGAACCGACCATCTCGGCGCTGCCCGACGGGCTGGACACCGTGGTGGGGGAGCGCGGCTACCGGCTCTCGGGCGGGGAACGCCAGCGCATGACCATCGCCCGGCTGCTGCTGGCCGCCCCGCAGGTGGTCATCCTGGACGAGGCCACCGCGGCGCTGGATTCCGCCAACGAGGCCGCCGTGCAGGCGGCCCTGGCCGAGGCCCTGCAGAACCGCACCGCGCTGGTGATCGCCCACCGGCTCTCCACCATCCGCTCGGCGGATTTGATCCTGGTCATCGAGGACGGGCGGGTCGCCGAGCGCGGCACCCACGCCGAGCTCATGGCCGTGCGCGGGCGCTACGCCGAGCTGCACGACACCCAGTTCGCGCAGTGA
- a CDS encoding FdhF/YdeP family oxidoreductase, with translation MHRPAPTQDINEDDLVVTEPKRSAAGVKAVMVSLERGFSEAGVSRTLRSMLRINQRGGFDCPGCAWPESITGARKPAEFCENGAKAIAEEASARTVTPEWWAKHPISVLREKTEYWLGSQGRITEPMIIREGETHYTPITWARAFATIGEHVNATTPDKCVFYTSGRTANETAFMYQLLARSLGTNNLPDCSNMCHESSGSALNPTIGIGKGTVSLEDFEHAELIFVIGQNPGTNHPRMLSALADARKRGAHIVAVNPLPEAGFFGFKDPQAVRGMLGKADDISDHFLQIKVGGDLALFQAFGHLLLTAEAKNPGTVIDAAFIDSVTDGYDAYKEARATLDWEATEEATGLTRAQITTVANLLIKSKASIFCWALGLTQQPHSVPTLKEIINLLLLQGNFGKPGAGACPVRGHSNVQGDRTMGIWEKPGEGLLAALDAEFKIDSPRAHGYDSTEALVAFENDTVDVFVSMGGNFALANSETEALEAGMQRAKLTVHISTKPNRSHVVHGQTSLILPTLGRTDRDDKHPGGPQFLSVEDSMSVVHSTQGRLKPVSEHLMAEPVIVARMATAILGEDHVVNWKGMADDYDVIRDHISRVLPGFEDFNRRVRGRNGFVLPNPPRDTRSFATDIGKGRFTVSPFEALSAPEGHLILQTMRSHDQYNTTFYGLDDRYRGIKDGRRVILINPADLLELGLEDKSLVDVISTFGGTERRANRFRLVSYPTAKGCAAAYFPEANALVHRDLVARESNTPGFKAITVRFVPHTREAARMFDEDAVTVG, from the coding sequence ATGCATCGGCCAGCCCCAACGCAGGATATCAATGAAGACGACCTGGTAGTCACCGAGCCAAAACGCAGTGCGGCCGGGGTCAAGGCCGTGATGGTGTCCCTGGAACGCGGGTTCTCCGAGGCCGGGGTGAGCCGGACCCTGCGCTCGATGCTGCGCATCAACCAGCGCGGCGGCTTCGACTGCCCGGGCTGCGCTTGGCCCGAGTCCATCACCGGGGCCCGCAAGCCCGCCGAGTTCTGCGAAAACGGCGCCAAGGCCATCGCCGAGGAGGCCAGTGCCCGCACCGTCACCCCCGAGTGGTGGGCCAAGCACCCGATCAGCGTGCTGCGCGAGAAGACAGAGTACTGGCTCGGCTCACAGGGCCGGATCACCGAACCGATGATCATCCGCGAGGGCGAAACCCACTACACGCCGATCACCTGGGCCCGCGCCTTCGCGACCATCGGCGAGCACGTCAACGCCACCACCCCGGACAAATGCGTCTTCTACACCTCGGGCCGCACGGCCAACGAGACAGCGTTCATGTACCAGCTGCTGGCGCGGAGCCTGGGCACCAACAACCTGCCGGACTGCTCGAACATGTGCCACGAATCCTCCGGCTCCGCGCTGAACCCCACCATCGGCATCGGCAAGGGCACCGTCTCCCTGGAGGACTTCGAGCACGCCGAACTGATCTTCGTCATCGGCCAGAACCCCGGCACCAACCACCCGCGGATGCTCTCGGCCCTGGCCGATGCGCGCAAGCGCGGGGCACACATCGTTGCGGTGAACCCGCTGCCGGAGGCCGGCTTCTTCGGGTTCAAGGACCCGCAGGCCGTGCGCGGCATGCTCGGCAAGGCCGATGACATCAGCGACCACTTCCTGCAGATCAAGGTCGGCGGGGACCTGGCGCTCTTCCAGGCCTTCGGCCACCTGCTTTTGACGGCCGAGGCCAAGAACCCCGGCACCGTGATCGACGCGGCATTCATCGACTCGGTGACCGACGGCTACGACGCCTACAAGGAAGCCCGTGCCACCCTGGATTGGGAAGCGACCGAGGAAGCGACGGGGCTGACCCGCGCGCAGATCACCACCGTGGCCAACCTGCTCATCAAGTCCAAGGCCTCGATCTTCTGCTGGGCCCTGGGATTGACCCAGCAGCCGCACTCGGTGCCGACGCTGAAGGAAATCATCAACCTGCTGCTGCTGCAGGGCAACTTCGGCAAGCCCGGCGCCGGCGCCTGCCCGGTGCGCGGGCACTCCAACGTCCAGGGAGACCGGACCATGGGCATCTGGGAGAAGCCCGGCGAGGGGCTGCTGGCGGCACTGGATGCGGAGTTCAAGATCGACTCCCCGCGCGCCCACGGCTACGACTCCACCGAGGCACTGGTGGCCTTCGAAAACGACACCGTCGACGTGTTCGTCTCCATGGGCGGGAACTTCGCCCTGGCCAACTCGGAGACCGAGGCCCTGGAGGCCGGCATGCAGCGGGCCAAGCTGACCGTGCACATCTCCACCAAGCCCAACCGCTCGCACGTGGTGCACGGGCAGACCTCGCTGATCCTGCCGACCCTGGGCCGCACCGACCGCGACGACAAGCACCCCGGCGGACCCCAGTTCCTCTCCGTGGAGGACTCCATGTCCGTCGTCCACTCCACCCAGGGCCGGCTCAAGCCGGTCTCCGAGCACCTGATGGCAGAACCTGTCATCGTCGCCCGCATGGCCACCGCCATCCTGGGCGAGGACCACGTGGTCAACTGGAAGGGAATGGCCGATGACTACGACGTCATCCGCGACCACATCTCCCGGGTGCTGCCGGGCTTCGAGGACTTCAACCGCCGGGTTCGCGGGCGCAACGGCTTCGTGCTGCCCAACCCGCCGCGCGACACCCGATCCTTCGCCACCGACATCGGCAAGGGCAGGTTCACCGTCTCGCCCTTCGAGGCGCTTTCGGCCCCGGAAGGGCACCTGATCCTGCAGACCATGCGGTCCCACGACCAGTACAACACCACGTTCTACGGGCTCGATGACAGGTACCGCGGCATCAAGGACGGGCGCCGGGTCATCCTCATCAACCCGGCGGACCTTCTCGAGCTGGGCCTGGAGGACAAGTCCCTGGTCGATGTGATCTCCACCTTTGGCGGCACCGAGCGCCGCGCCAACCGCTTCCGGCTGGTTTCGTACCCGACCGCCAAGGGCTGCGCCGCGGCCTACTTCCCGGAGGCAAACGCGCTGGTGCACCGGGATCTGGTGGCCCGCGAGTCCAACACCCCCGGGTTCAAGGCCATCACGGTGCGCTTCGTGCCGCATACCCGCGAGGCCGCGCGGATGTTCGACGAGGACGCCGTAACGGTCGGCTGA
- the fdhD gene encoding formate dehydrogenase accessory sulfurtransferase FdhD: MGRKIVRRRITRATLDGARIAREEKLAVEEPLEIRFNGTSFTTSMRTPGDDFDMVAGFLLAEGIISRTEHLLSMRYCAGTDEEGNQTFNVIDVQLGFGAQAPDLSAARNVVTSSACGICGTNSIDEVAKKSSYPLDPARGHLPVQTLLKMPDTLRDAQELFSATGGVHAAGLFTTSGELLVLREDVGRHNAVDKVVGAALREHKLPLHDSVLQVSGRASFELVQKAAMAGIPVLSAVSAPSSLAVELADETGLTLAAFSRGSTVNIYTHADRVGSGS, encoded by the coding sequence ATGGGACGGAAAATAGTCCGCAGGCGCATCACCCGGGCTACGCTGGACGGGGCCCGGATTGCCCGCGAGGAAAAGCTGGCCGTCGAGGAACCGCTGGAAATACGCTTCAACGGAACCTCCTTCACGACCTCCATGCGGACCCCGGGCGACGACTTCGACATGGTTGCCGGGTTCCTGCTGGCCGAGGGCATCATCAGCCGCACCGAACACCTGCTGTCCATGCGCTATTGCGCCGGCACCGACGAGGAGGGCAACCAAACCTTCAACGTCATTGACGTGCAGCTCGGCTTCGGGGCCCAGGCCCCGGACCTGTCTGCGGCACGGAACGTGGTGACTTCCTCGGCCTGCGGGATCTGCGGGACCAACTCCATCGACGAGGTCGCCAAGAAGTCCTCCTACCCGCTGGATCCGGCCCGCGGCCACCTGCCGGTCCAGACGCTGTTGAAGATGCCCGACACCCTGCGCGACGCCCAGGAACTGTTCTCCGCCACCGGGGGAGTGCACGCCGCAGGCCTGTTCACCACCTCCGGGGAACTGCTGGTGCTGCGCGAGGACGTCGGGCGGCACAACGCCGTGGACAAGGTTGTCGGCGCGGCGCTGCGCGAGCATAAATTACCGCTTCATGACTCCGTCCTGCAGGTCTCCGGGAGGGCCTCGTTCGAGCTGGTGCAAAAGGCCGCGATGGCCGGGATTCCGGTGCTGTCGGCCGTCAGTGCCCCTTCTTCGCTGGCAGTGGAACTGGCCGATGAAACCGGGTTGACGCTTGCTGCATTCTCCCGGGGTAGTACGGTAAACATATATACGCATGCCGACAGGGTTGGATCCGGTTCCTAG